The Cytobacillus sp. NJ13 sequence TTATGATTATGCCTGGACCCGTCACTTCACTTAATCCGGCTTCCATTTTTAATTCCTCCAGCGTATTGCGAAGCACTTGCTCTTTGCTTTGTTTGCGCTTTGTTTCATATTGGGCAATTTTTTCTTCATTTGAACTGATTTCACGCAAAAGTTTTAATTGCAGTTCCTTTTCTTTAAGGATATCAGCTCTAAGCTGCCAGGTATCCCTTGTATCACGGACAACCGGTTCCTTAACTGTTTGAAACTGTATGGCAATCATAAAGCCAATTACAACTGTTATAAAGGTAAAGCTGAATTTCTTTTTGCTGTCCACTTTAATTCCACCTTGCTTTCCCGAATAAATAATTCTGTGGACAAATTTTACTACTTAGTAATGCTGGTTTGACTTTACGAACCCAGTAATGGTTCCATGATGATTTCGCCCTTTTTCTCTAATGTGAATTGGATGTTTTCATCTACCAATGTGTCTTTTACTCCGCCTGTCAGGTTCAAAGCAGAGGAAAGCACATCGGCATCGCCAATGGCAGTTATGACAAAAGGGGCAGGATGCTGGTAGCCGTCAACTTCTATTACAGGTCCATTGCAAACAATATAAGAACTGTGTGATAGTCTTTGGCCATTTATGGCAACTGCGGAAGCACCGGAAATATAGAGTTCATTAATCACCTTAAAGACATGGTGTTCATGGACGATATAATTGTTAATATTATCTTCATCCGGATTGTAGTCACCATCTGACAGAGTTACTTCCACTCCAGAGCCCTTTACTTTTACTTTGCCAAGATGCATCCTGTACTTCTCAGCATCCTCGGCAAGATTAAAATAAACCTGGGCTTCCTGTGAAAGCTCTTTTTCAATGTCAAGAACATTTTCCTGTTTAGTATTTAATTCTTTTTGAAGAGCCCTGTTTTTTTCCTCCAGTTCAACAAGCTGATTACGAAGTTCCAAATCTCTTTCCCACTGTTTTCCGCTTAATGCCGGCTTTTCTTCTTCTCCCTGTGTAAGGTGATAGGAAAATGCCATCATGTAACCCAGTACGAGAAACACCAGGGAGAATATTACATGATTACCCTTCACCTTCATTTTCTTTTTCAACTTCTTCAGCTCCCTCTGTTTCATAAGCTTTAAAATATGAGCCTACTTCCAAGTCGATGATTCCTTTTTTCTCGGGATCCAGCTGGCTTATGATAGAAGGGTAGTGTGCCATTTTTTCTGAAAAACTTCTTAAAGTAGCACTGACTTCAAAACCATCATTCATATACAAAGTAATATGGTTGGAATCTGTCTTTTTAGGAGAATGATGGATTTCGGAAATCGAATTTAGCACCTCTTCAGGCAGTGATTCAAGCTCCCCAATCATCATATCAAGGATGTCACCCTCAGAAAAGTCATTGAGGATAGGAGCGTTGACAGGGATCTCCGCAACTTCTTCATCCTTTAATATGCTCCCATTCTCCATTACAGGAAGGTAGTGCTTCTCTTTCGCTATGTAGGCAATGCGTTTCAGTTCATCTACATGTATATTAATTGTGCCTGGCAGCTGAACTTTAACAGTTGAAGATTTTATTTCAGGCAGTTCTTTAAGCTTACCCTCAATGCCCTCTTCGTCAACCTTCCAAATATTTGTTTTTTCAGTAACACCGCTGATTTGAATAATTTCTTCTTTATCATAGATTGAATTGCCGGATACCTTGATTTGTTTAATATGGCTTAAGGGCGATTGAAAGTAAATAACTAAAACAATCAGCGAGAAAAAAAGCAGCAGCAAAAAAATCAGTCTTCTGTTCGCTTTCTTTTTTCTTTGCTGTTTAAGCTTCGGTATTCGATCCTCTAGCGAGACAACCTTACTTTTCTCCACTTTTTATCACCCCATTAAGAAAAGCGCAAGGACAATAATTTAAAACAATCAAGCAGCTTGTCCAGCACAATTTATGCAATTACTAAATTAGGGAAGAGAACGGCATGTGAGCCATGCCGTTTTTACTACATCTACTGTTATCTAATAAATTATTATATCACAATAAATGGTATCCGTAAGGTATTATTCCCCGTTACTTTCGACCGATTATTTCCACTTCTGTCTCCATTTTTACTCCATACAAATCAAAGATTGTATCCTTAATGTGCTGAATTAATGCAAGTACATCTTCCGCTTTGGCATCTCCTGCATTTACGATGAAATTCCCATGCATATTGGAAATTTGCGCACCGCCGATGGTATGGCCTTTCATGCCGGCTTTTTCTATCAGCTGGCCAGCATATTCAGGAAGCGGGTTACGGAAAATACTGCCTGCACATGGGAAGTTCCAGGGCTGGGTTTCCTTCCTGTAATCCTTATTCTTTTGCATTGCAGAGGAAATTTTTTCCCTGTCGCCCTCTGTAAGCCGGAAAACGGCCTCAAGAACAATCCCTGGACGTTTCGTTTGAAGGACGGATGTTCTATATGAAAATTCCATTTCTTCGTTCGTGAGCCATTCCATCTTCCCATCCTCAAAAAGAACATGTGCTTTGGTCAGGATTTGTGAAATATCTGAACCGTGAGCGCCAGCGTTCATATAAACTGCTCCGCCTACAGACCCGGGAATCCCGCTGGCAAATTCGAGACCTGACAAGCCTTTTTTGCTGATAATTGTAGAGAGGGCAACCACTGAATAACCGCCGCCTGCTTTTAGCTCCGTTTCATTAAGATCCAGGTGATCCATGCCGCGGCCTAATTTAATAACCACACCTTCTATGCCTCCATCAGATACGAGCAAATTAGATCCTCTTCCAATTGCTCTCCATTTCAGTTCATAGCGACGGATCAATTCCATCGCTTTTGCCAGGTTTTCTATGGAAGAAGGCTCAATAAACAAATCGGCGGGTCCGCCAATTTTCATTGTTGTATGATTAGCCATCGGCTCATTTTCTTTAACTGTCCCGATGTTTAATTCTCTAAGCTTGCTGATAAATTCGTCCATATTTACCTCCCTTTCTATTGATTTCAACCTAAATTTATTTATTCTATGCGAATTTACTATTCAAGGCTACTTCCCATTATTTGAAACCAATTGAGCCATTAATGTGTAAAGCCTATTTGATGCATCACGAATTCCAAGTTTTTTCGAAGCTTCCTTCATGTTACTCATCTTATCTTTATCGAGGATGATTCGGTCAATGCTGTCAATAAGCTTTTTGCCTGTTAACTCTTTTTCAAGCAATAGTTCTGCAGCACCATGGTCGCTTAGCGCTCTTGCATTTTTCTCCTGGTGGTTGTTTGTAACATATGGGCTTGGGATTAAAATGCTCGGAATTCCTAAAGAGGTGATCTCTGCCAAAGTGGTGGCTCCCGCACGTGAGACGACGAGGTCTGCTCCGGCCAGCACTTCTGGCATATTGTGAATAAATGGTTTAATCATTACATTTTCAGGGCTTCCGACCAGTTCTATTTCTTTTTGTACATCCTCATAATGGACGTCCCCTGTGATATATAGCACCTGATAAGGCTTTTCACCCAGCTCAGCCAGAGTTTTTAGAACTGCATCATTAATTGGCCTTGCCCCTCTGCTGCCTCCAAAAATTAACACAGCAGGGACACCTGTTTTTAATCCTGCTGATAGTCTTCCCCTGATCCCATCCTGTCCCAGAACCTCTGAAGCACGCGGATTCCCTGTCATGACTGTTTTAGTTTCCGGAAAAAAAGCCTTTGCTTCCTCAAAACAGACTGCGATTTTATCAACATATCTGCTTAAAAACTTATTGGTTAATCCCGGGACGCTGTTTTGCTCATGGATAATGGTTGGGATGCCAAGCTTTGAAGCGGCATATACAACAGGACCACAAACATATCCCCCGGTGCCGATTACCACATCCGCATTAAATTCCTTAAGCATCTTTTTACTTTCACGAACGCCTTTCAGGAACCTTAGAACAGTTTTAACATTTTCCAAAGAAATTTTTCTTTTAAAACCAGTTATATGTATTGATTTAAAAGGGATATTTTCACGATTGACAATCGTATTTTCAAGCCCTTTTTCAGTTCCAATATATAGAAATTCGGCATCTTTATGTTCTTTCTGAATTTGTCTTATAAGCGCAAGCGCCGGATATATATGCCCGCCAGTTCCGCCGCCGCTAACAGCAATTTTCATTCTTTCACCTCAAAAAAAAATCTTATTATCAAAGAAAGCTTATTTTTTCTGCCATTGATCAAATATAAAGCTTTCAGATTTAGTGAACGTCATCCAGCTTGCGAGCGGAAAACACTCCCTCTTTTTTCCCTATTCTACTATATTCAAAACAAATAGATAGGAACGTACATCATAATGTTAAAGAAATGTAATAATGTGCAAAATTGCAAAG is a genomic window containing:
- the murG gene encoding undecaprenyldiphospho-muramoylpentapeptide beta-N-acetylglucosaminyltransferase, whose translation is MKIAVSGGGTGGHIYPALALIRQIQKEHKDAEFLYIGTEKGLENTIVNRENIPFKSIHITGFKRKISLENVKTVLRFLKGVRESKKMLKEFNADVVIGTGGYVCGPVVYAASKLGIPTIIHEQNSVPGLTNKFLSRYVDKIAVCFEEAKAFFPETKTVMTGNPRASEVLGQDGIRGRLSAGLKTGVPAVLIFGGSRGARPINDAVLKTLAELGEKPYQVLYITGDVHYEDVQKEIELVGSPENVMIKPFIHNMPEVLAGADLVVSRAGATTLAEITSLGIPSILIPSPYVTNNHQEKNARALSDHGAAELLLEKELTGKKLIDSIDRIILDKDKMSNMKEASKKLGIRDASNRLYTLMAQLVSNNGK
- a CDS encoding DUF881 domain-containing protein; this encodes MKQRELKKLKKKMKVKGNHVIFSLVFLVLGYMMAFSYHLTQGEEEKPALSGKQWERDLELRNQLVELEEKNRALQKELNTKQENVLDIEKELSQEAQVYFNLAEDAEKYRMHLGKVKVKGSGVEVTLSDGDYNPDEDNINNYIVHEHHVFKVINELYISGASAVAINGQRLSHSSYIVCNGPVIEVDGYQHPAPFVITAIGDADVLSSALNLTGGVKDTLVDENIQFTLEKKGEIIMEPLLGS
- a CDS encoding FtsQ-type POTRA domain-containing protein; translation: MEKSKVVSLEDRIPKLKQQRKKKANRRLIFLLLLFFSLIVLVIYFQSPLSHIKQIKVSGNSIYDKEEIIQISGVTEKTNIWKVDEEGIEGKLKELPEIKSSTVKVQLPGTINIHVDELKRIAYIAKEKHYLPVMENGSILKDEEVAEIPVNAPILNDFSEGDILDMMIGELESLPEEVLNSISEIHHSPKKTDSNHITLYMNDGFEVSATLRSFSEKMAHYPSIISQLDPEKKGIIDLEVGSYFKAYETEGAEEVEKENEGEG
- the murB gene encoding UDP-N-acetylmuramate dehydrogenase, producing the protein MDEFISKLRELNIGTVKENEPMANHTTMKIGGPADLFIEPSSIENLAKAMELIRRYELKWRAIGRGSNLLVSDGGIEGVVIKLGRGMDHLDLNETELKAGGGYSVVALSTIISKKGLSGLEFASGIPGSVGGAVYMNAGAHGSDISQILTKAHVLFEDGKMEWLTNEEMEFSYRTSVLQTKRPGIVLEAVFRLTEGDREKISSAMQKNKDYRKETQPWNFPCAGSIFRNPLPEYAGQLIEKAGMKGHTIGGAQISNMHGNFIVNAGDAKAEDVLALIQHIKDTIFDLYGVKMETEVEIIGRK